One genomic window of Cellulophaga sp. Hel_I_12 includes the following:
- a CDS encoding M20/M25/M40 family metallo-hydrolase produces the protein MKNFNYVCIFLVVLSCYTKAFSQNEATIDKKYTVELDKLVKNKQVKAAYSFIQNNDEETISQMIELTELIAPPFKETERGLLFKKMIENAGADSVWVDEVGNVLALRKGTTGKKLVGLDAHLDVVFPEGTDVTVKKVGDTLKAPGIGDDTRGLSMVIAVLKAMNQAKIKTENDILFVGSVGEEGLGDLRGMKHLFQKSDLKIDSWISIDGGDIGRINNAALGSKRYKVILTGPGGHSWGSFGLANPHHALGKVIDEFTTAASAFTSSGPKTSFNVGVIGGGTSVNSIPFESTMEVDMRSVSAQKLDEIEVIFKNSVSKAVAAYNATNIKDKITVELQKIGDRPSGELSESIPLIQRAMAATKTFGITPELTIGSTNASIPIAMNIPAICIGRGGEGGGAHSLNEWFINKNGAEAIQLALLITLSEAGLAK, from the coding sequence ATGAAAAATTTTAATTACGTATGCATCTTTTTAGTGGTACTTTCTTGTTATACCAAAGCATTTTCTCAGAATGAAGCTACAATAGATAAAAAATACACCGTAGAACTTGATAAGCTCGTAAAAAACAAACAGGTAAAAGCAGCGTATAGTTTTATTCAAAATAACGACGAAGAAACCATAAGCCAAATGATTGAGCTTACTGAGCTTATTGCACCACCCTTTAAAGAAACGGAACGAGGCTTATTATTTAAAAAAATGATTGAAAACGCGGGAGCTGATTCGGTCTGGGTCGATGAAGTTGGGAATGTATTAGCGCTAAGAAAAGGAACAACAGGAAAAAAATTAGTGGGTTTAGACGCCCATTTGGATGTTGTTTTCCCAGAAGGAACCGATGTTACTGTAAAAAAGGTGGGCGACACTTTAAAAGCACCAGGTATTGGCGATGACACAAGAGGTTTGTCTATGGTCATAGCCGTATTAAAAGCCATGAACCAAGCAAAAATTAAAACTGAAAATGATATCTTATTTGTGGGTTCTGTTGGGGAAGAAGGCCTAGGTGATTTAAGAGGGATGAAACATTTGTTTCAAAAATCAGATTTGAAAATTGATTCTTGGATTTCTATTGATGGAGGTGATATAGGCCGAATTAACAATGCAGCTTTGGGTTCAAAAAGGTATAAAGTTATTTTAACTGGCCCAGGCGGACATTCTTGGGGTAGCTTTGGTTTGGCAAATCCGCATCACGCTTTAGGTAAAGTGATTGATGAGTTTACCACCGCAGCATCAGCCTTTACCAGCTCAGGCCCTAAAACAAGCTTTAATGTTGGCGTTATCGGAGGTGGAACTTCGGTAAATTCAATTCCTTTTGAATCTACAATGGAAGTTGATATGCGTTCTGTTTCTGCACAAAAATTAGATGAAATAGAAGTTATCTTTAAAAATTCAGTAAGCAAAGCTGTTGCAGCCTACAATGCAACGAATATAAAAGATAAAATAACCGTAGAACTTCAAAAAATTGGGGATCGACCGTCAGGAGAGTTGTCAGAAAGTATACCATTAATTCAACGTGCTATGGCGGCAACGAAAACCTTTGGTATTACTCCTGAACTAACTATTGGTTCCACAAATGCGAGTATTCCTATAGCTATGAATATACCTGCAATTTGTATTGGTCGAGGCGGCGAAGGTGGTGGGGCTCATTCTCTAAACGAATGGTTCATCAATAAAAATGGTGCAGAAGCTATTCAATTGGCCTTACTCATCACCTTGTCTGAAGCAGGTTTAGCCAAATAA
- a CDS encoding FAD-binding oxidoreductase: protein MNLSYWEYKTWLHNIDFTIVGSGIVGLNCALFLKEAHPNARILILEKGMLPQGASTKNAGFACFGSISEVLADLQTHSEEDVVQLVQKRWDGVQLLRKNLGDKNIDFQNLGGHEVFLDKQEVLFENCIANLERVNTLLHPVFKADSFKKHHNSFQFKGIQDQYITSDFESQIDTGKMMYTLLKKVQHKGISILNAIAVESFVEGEAHVSVKTNLFEFTTKKLIIATNGFASTLLNQDIKPARAQVLITKPIKNLHVKGTFHVDEGYYYFRNIDDRILFGGGRNLDFKGEETMTFGETTLIQNQLETMLREIILPETAFEIEHRWSGIMGMGIQKRPIIQQLSNHTYCGIRLGGMGIAIGSIVGKELAELI, encoded by the coding sequence ATGAACCTAAGCTATTGGGAATATAAAACGTGGCTCCACAATATAGATTTTACCATCGTTGGATCTGGTATTGTTGGCCTTAATTGTGCCTTATTTTTAAAAGAAGCACATCCGAACGCTAGAATTTTAATTTTAGAAAAAGGCATGTTGCCACAAGGTGCTAGCACTAAAAATGCAGGTTTTGCTTGCTTCGGAAGTATTTCTGAGGTCTTAGCAGACTTACAAACCCACTCCGAAGAAGATGTTGTACAACTGGTACAAAAAAGATGGGATGGTGTTCAGTTATTGCGTAAAAATTTAGGAGATAAAAATATAGATTTTCAAAATCTTGGGGGTCATGAAGTCTTTTTGGATAAACAAGAGGTACTTTTTGAAAACTGTATAGCGAATTTAGAACGTGTAAATACGCTTTTACATCCTGTATTTAAGGCCGATTCCTTTAAAAAACATCACAATAGTTTTCAATTTAAAGGGATTCAAGATCAGTACATCACCAGCGATTTTGAATCCCAAATCGATACAGGTAAAATGATGTATACGCTTTTAAAGAAGGTACAACATAAAGGAATTAGCATCCTAAATGCTATTGCCGTGGAAAGTTTTGTTGAAGGCGAAGCGCATGTTTCCGTTAAAACGAACCTCTTCGAGTTTACAACTAAAAAGTTGATTATTGCTACCAACGGCTTTGCATCCACCTTATTAAACCAAGATATAAAACCTGCAAGAGCGCAAGTTTTAATTACCAAACCCATAAAAAATTTGCATGTTAAAGGTACTTTTCATGTAGACGAAGGCTATTATTATTTCAGAAATATAGACGATAGAATTCTATTCGGCGGCGGTAGAAATTTAGATTTTAAGGGCGAAGAAACGATGACTTTTGGCGAAACAACACTAATTCAGAACCAATTAGAAACCATGCTTCGGGAGATAATACTACCAGAAACTGCTTTTGAAATTGAACATCGATGGAGCGGAATTATGGGGATGGGAATTCAGAAACGTCCCATAATTCAGCAACTGAGCAACCATACCTACTGCGGAATTAGATTAGGTGGTATGGGAATTGCAATTGGGAGTATTGTTGGTAAAGAATTGGCAGAATTAATCTAG